From one Leguminivora glycinivorella isolate SPB_JAAS2020 chromosome 5, LegGlyc_1.1, whole genome shotgun sequence genomic stretch:
- the LOC125226441 gene encoding transcription factor RFX3 codes for MSEMGFENVFYLENFECCGDEVLVESSPPASPVMAARLAQPAQGAGAGGGASPSAVRELIVIPEISNTISLQQAIQQVSSTVVEVNGDSSGHSSPTTEAQHTYITVAMQDEWQHEIHPLPVKAEIHSDQESEGSNGVNYHVQYVEPQEIYTQGHETHMETLRSYPVYGVATVNATEQPTESWSADEFSYSVVAGTDEATSPAPASATPPQPRMPPATVQWLLDNYETADGVSLPRSTLYAHYLRHCSAHRLDPVNAASFGKLIRSVFVGLRTRRLGTRGNSKYHYYGIRAKASVPASPPPDPNDDKADVQDMQESRDREAEATAPAGGVPGLAHRQYLGAVVAGSPPAPPALPPAAAHELPPSSLTALQEHHREHGVEFLEAVAALDIAAVERSRRNFWRRPPAALCRRVLYRLAARKDVAAWLRRADLELYQRAVELLLPDVLRPIPPQLTQAIRNFAKSLESALAAGSGCAPAAASRAQASAAAALAAALRRYTSLNHLAQAARAVLANQHQIQQMLSDLNRVDFRVVREQAAWACSCGSAATAHRLEADFKATLGRGATLEQWAAWLEGCVRGAALAEHEQRLDYTARARRLLLDWSFYSSLVIRELTLRSAASFGSFHLIRLLYDEYVSYLIERRVAQHHRAPPIAVMQRAPEEEEEVAEEPPREDEEEGEGDWDWGDDDEEEDEPLPCKKGKPE; via the exons ACTTTGAGTGCTGTGGCGACGAGGTGCTAGTGGAGTCGTCGCCGCCCGCCTCGCCGGTCATGGCGGCGCGGCTCGCCCAGCCTGCGCAG ggagcgggcgcgggcggcggcgcgtcgCCGAGCGCCGTGCGGGAGCTCATCGTCATACCGGAGATCTCCAACACCATCAGCCTGCAGCAGGCCATACAACAG GTGTCAAGCACGGTGGTGGAAGTCAACGGTGACAGCTCCGGCCACTCGAGCCCTACGACGGAGGCCCAGCACACATACATTACTGTAGCAA TGCAGGACGAATGGCAGCACGAGATCCACCCATTGCCCGTCAAGGCCGAGATCCACAGTGACCAAGAAA GCGAGGGCAGTAATGGGGTCAACTATCATGTGCAATACGTGGAGCCGCAGGAGATCTACACGCAGGGTCATGAGACGCATAT GGAAACCCTACGCTCCTACCCCGTGTACGGTGTCGCAACAGTCAACGCGACCGAGCAACCGACGGAATCATGGAGCGCCGACGAATTCTCATACAGCGTGGTGGCAGGAACTGATGAGGCTACATCGCCCGCGCCCGCTTCGGCTACACCGCCGCAGCCGCGTATGCCGCCCGCCACCGTGCAGTGGCTGCTTGATAACTACGAGACTGCCGATG GCGTATCTCTGCCCCGGTCAACTCTGTACGCGCACTACCTCAGACACTGTTCCGCGCACCGACTGGACCCGGTGAACGCGGCATCCTTCGGCAAACTCATCCGGTCCGTGTTCGTCGGACTTCGGACCAGGCGGCTCGGCACTAGGGGCAACTCCAAGTATCACTACTATGGCATCAG GGCGAAAGCCAGTGTTCCGGCTTCGCCGCCGCCCGACCCCAACGACGACAAGGCTGATGTCCAAGATATGCAG GAGTCCCGCGACCGCGAGGCGGAGGCCACGGCCCCCGCGGGCGGCGTCCCCGGCCTCGCGCACCGCCAGTACCTCGGCGCCGTGGTCGCCGgctcgccgcccgcgccgccggcCCTGCCGCCCGCCGCCGCGCATGAGCTGCCGCCCTCGTCTCTCACGGCACTGCAGGAACACCACCG TGAGCACGGCGTCGAATTCCTCGAAGCCGTGGCGGCGCTAGATATAGCGGCCGTGGAGCGCTCGCGCCGCAACTTCTGGCGCAGGCCGCCGGCAGCACTGTGCCGCCGCGTGCTGTACCGGCTCGCTGCGAGGAAG GACGTTGCTGCTTGGTTGCGAAGAGCCGATTTAGAACTCTATCAGCGGGCCGTGGAGTTGTTACTACCCGATGTTTTACGGCCGATACCGCCGCAGCTAACACAG GCAATCCGCAACTTCGCAAAGAGCCTAGAGTCTGCGCTAGCGGCGGGGTCAGGCTGcgcgccggcggccgcgagcCGAGCGCAagcgtcggcggcggcggcgctagCGGCAGCGTTGCGGCGCTACACCTCGCTCAACCACCTTGCACAGGCTGCGCGCGCCGTGCTCGCTAACCAGCACCAGATACAACAG ATGTTATCCGATTTGAACCGTGTGGACTTCCGCGTGGTGCGCGAGCAGGCGGCGTGGGCGTGCTCGTGCGGCAGCGCCGCCACTGCGCACCGCCTCGAGGCCGACTTCAAG GCCACCCTAGGGCGCGGCGCAACCCTGGAGCAGTGGGCCGCGTGGCTAGAAGGGTGCGTCCGCGGC GCTGCATTAGCGGAGCATGAGCAGCGGCTAGACTACACGGCTCGAGCTCGACGCTTGTTGCTCGACTGGTCGTTCTACTCGTCGCTAGTTATACGCGAACTTACACTACG ATCGGCGGCGTCGTTCGGCTCGTTCCACCTGATCCGGCTGCTGTACGACGAGTACGTGTCGTACCTGATCGAGCGCCGCGTGGCGCAGCACCACCGCGCGCCGCCCATCGCCGTCATGCAGCGCGCGCCG gaggaagaagaagaggtAGCCGAAGAGCCTCCCCGGGAGGACGAGGAGGAAGGCGAAGGCGACTGGGACTGGGGCGACGACGACGAAGAAGAGGACGAGCCGCTGCCCTGCAAGAAGGGCAAGCCCGAGTGA